A single region of the Polymorphum gilvum SL003B-26A1 genome encodes:
- a CDS encoding DUF1566 domain-containing protein, with translation MSKSKLDTLDEIENALAWERGIVKALEDSLMKEREVIGALEATRAMIYHGLEAARAAGCGETFGSKGPKPGDIMLDGSVYVGVSPDTGLALFAMPYDVSGSHTWPEARDLAAQQAHGGHENWRLPTLAELTLLHRLQEDGVIGGLTEWWYWTSDQFHSHAAWSKYLYDGSEEPVDKKRSLLVRCVRNG, from the coding sequence ATGTCTAAGTCAAAACTGGACACTCTGGACGAGATCGAGAACGCTCTGGCCTGGGAGCGCGGCATCGTCAAAGCGCTCGAAGATTCCCTCATGAAAGAGCGCGAAGTGATCGGCGCGCTCGAAGCTACGAGGGCGATGATATACCACGGACTCGAAGCGGCGAGGGCGGCTGGCTGCGGTGAAACGTTCGGTTCCAAAGGTCCGAAGCCGGGCGACATCATGCTCGACGGATCGGTCTATGTCGGGGTTTCGCCTGACACTGGACTTGCGCTTTTCGCGATGCCGTACGACGTGTCTGGCTCTCACACGTGGCCGGAGGCACGCGACCTGGCGGCGCAGCAGGCTCACGGAGGCCACGAGAACTGGCGGCTGCCGACGCTGGCCGAACTCACCCTGCTGCATCGTCTTCAGGAAGACGGTGTCATCGGGGGCCTGACGGAGTGGTGGTACTGGACGTCTGACCAGTTCCACAGTCATGCCGCGTGGTCCAAGTACCTGTACGACGGCAGCGAAGAGCCCGTCGACAAGAAGCGCAGCCTCCTCGTCCGGTGCGTCCGGAACGGCTAG